The Microbacterium sp. LWH7-1.2 genome window below encodes:
- a CDS encoding alanine--glyoxylate aminotransferase family protein: MTLFPGPIDPPARLLMGPGPISAYPSVLRAMSAPLVGQYDPFMTATMAETQQLYRGVWGTANDATLLIDGTSRAGIEAALISLIRPGDRVLVPVFGRFGHLLAEIAERALAEVHTIETTWGQVFPVSVIEEAIVRVKPTLLALVQGDTSTTMNQPLDEVGAVCAKHGVLFYTDATASLGGNAFEADEWGVDAATAGLQKCLGGPSGSAPITLSDRAFEVVRSRSRIEAGIREDGDASAADFVRSNYFDLGMILDYWGPRRLNHHTEATSMLYAARECARVLLLEGRDVVIERHRVAGAAMLAGVQGLGLEVFGDLGHKMNNVVAVEIPAGVPGDAARAALLEDFGIEIGTSFGPLHGRVWRIGTMGYNARQDAVLTTLAALEAVLRRFGATVPAGGGTDAATDVYRAARA, encoded by the coding sequence ATGACCCTTTTCCCCGGCCCGATCGACCCGCCTGCCCGCCTCTTGATGGGCCCGGGGCCGATCTCGGCGTATCCGAGCGTGCTGCGGGCGATGTCCGCGCCGCTCGTGGGGCAGTACGACCCGTTCATGACGGCGACGATGGCCGAGACGCAGCAGCTGTACCGGGGCGTGTGGGGCACGGCCAACGACGCGACGCTGCTGATCGACGGCACGTCGCGCGCCGGGATCGAGGCGGCGCTGATCTCGCTGATCCGGCCCGGGGACCGCGTCCTGGTGCCGGTGTTCGGCAGGTTCGGACACCTGCTCGCCGAGATCGCCGAGCGGGCGCTGGCCGAGGTGCACACGATCGAGACCACGTGGGGACAGGTCTTCCCGGTGTCGGTGATCGAAGAGGCCATCGTGCGGGTGAAGCCGACGCTGCTCGCGCTCGTGCAGGGCGACACTTCGACGACGATGAACCAGCCGCTCGACGAGGTGGGCGCGGTGTGCGCGAAGCACGGCGTGCTGTTCTACACCGACGCCACGGCGTCGCTCGGCGGCAACGCGTTCGAGGCCGACGAATGGGGGGTGGATGCCGCGACCGCGGGCCTGCAGAAGTGCCTGGGTGGCCCGTCGGGGTCGGCGCCGATCACGCTGTCGGACCGCGCCTTCGAGGTGGTGCGGTCGCGGTCGCGCATCGAGGCGGGCATCCGCGAGGACGGCGACGCGTCGGCGGCCGACTTCGTGCGCTCGAACTACTTCGACCTCGGCATGATCCTGGACTACTGGGGGCCGCGGCGCCTCAACCATCACACCGAGGCGACCTCGATGCTCTACGCCGCGCGGGAGTGCGCGCGCGTGCTGCTGCTGGAGGGCCGCGATGTCGTCATCGAGCGGCACCGGGTCGCCGGGGCGGCGATGCTCGCCGGGGTGCAGGGACTCGGCCTCGAGGTGTTCGGCGACCTCGGGCACAAGATGAACAACGTCGTGGCGGTCGAGATCCCTGCCGGGGTACCGGGCGACGCCGCGCGGGCCGCGCTGCTCGAGGACTTCGGCATCGAGATCGGCACGTCGTTCGGCCCGCTGCACGGGCGGGTCTGGCGCATCGGCACGATGGGCTACAACGCCCGCCAGGACGCGGTGCTCACCACCCTTGCCGCCCTCGAGGCCGTGCTGCGGCGCTTCGGCGCGACGGTCCCCGCGGGCGGGGGGACGGATGCCGCGACCGACGTCTACCGGGCGGCGCGCGCGTGA